One window of the Lemur catta isolate mLemCat1 chromosome 6, mLemCat1.pri, whole genome shotgun sequence genome contains the following:
- the CLEC6A gene encoding C-type lectin domain family 6 member A: MVQEGRPQVTYHFTHGKIDKRLSELHMYHSGLTCLSEGTRVTVWGCCPSSWKSFGSSCYLISTEGDVWTQSEQNCVEMGAHLVVINTEAEQNFIVQQLNESLSYFLGLSDPQGNGNWQWIDQTPFKKNVRFWHPNEPNFPAEQCGSIVFWKPGGWGWNDVFCGTKRNSICEMKKIYL, translated from the exons TGACTTATCATTTTACACATGGCAAAATTGACAAAAGGCTATCTGAACTACACATGTATCATTCAGGTCTAACCTGCCTCAGTGAAGGGACAAGGGTGACAG tctGGGGATGTTGCCCAAGTAGTTGGAAGTCATTTGGTTCCAGCTGCTACCTCATTTCTACTGAAGGGGATGTTTGGACTCAGAGTGAGCAGAACTGTGTTGAGATGGGGGCACATTTGGTTGTGATCAATACAGAAGCAGAGcag AATTTCATTGTCCAGCAGCTGAATGaatcactttcttattttctggggCTCTCAGATCCACAAGGTAATGGCAATTGGCAATGGATTGATCAGACACCTTTCAAGAAAAATGTCAG gttcTGGCACCCAAATGAGCCCAATTTTCCTGCAGAGCAGTGTGGTTCAATAGTTTTCTGGAAACCTGGAGGATGGGGCTGGAATGATGTTTTCTGTGGTACTAAAAGGAATTCAATATGTGAGATGAAGAAGATTTACCTATGA